A stretch of Scheffersomyces stipitis CBS 6054 chromosome 2, complete sequence DNA encodes these proteins:
- a CDS encoding mitochondrial 54S ribosomal protein YmL28 produces MFKPFTTPVSSRLASSGAVILKNFVRGKRQSNQSASTKKVVNQLSALSASRKQPKLLNLCNEDLIKHKTIVNAWNLFKRKVQQRKHLQLKKQYKSIYNAMEDLKQTSPKLFELANAQQEGKRFPLEMRIPTDYPPTQPWVYNYSPKNKQ; encoded by the coding sequence ATGTTCAAACCGTTCACAACCCCCGTCTCATCGAGGTTAGCCTCTTCAGGTGCCGTTATACTCAAGAACTTTGTCCGTGGAAAGAGACAGTCCAACCAATCTGCATCGACCAAAAAGGTGGTCAACCAATTATCTGCATTATCTGCCAGTAGAAAACAGccaaagttgttgaacttgtgcAACGAAGATTTGATAAAGCACAAAACTATCGTGAATGCTTGGAACTTATTTAAGAGAAAGGTCCAGCAGAGAAAACACTTGCAATTAAAAAAACAATATAAGTCCATCTACAATGCCatggaagacttgaaacAAACTAGTCCCAAGTTGTTTGAGTTGGCCAACGCTCAGCAGGAGGGCAAGAGATTCCCATTGGAAATGAGAATACCTACTGACTACCCACCAACCCAGCCTTGGGTCTACAACTACTCTCCAAAGAATAAGCAGTAG